The stretch of DNA TCGGCAACGTCTCGCTGAGCGACGGCCCCTCGCGCTCGACCGCGCGCTTCGACGAGGTGACGGTCGAGGGGGCGGCCGGCGGGGCCGACTGGCAGCGGACCGATGTCGGGCAGACCAAAGGTGACCAGGGCGAACTGAGCCGCTCCGGCGGCACGTTCACGCTCACCGGCTCCGGCGACATCGCGCCCGGCACCCCCATGCAGCCCGACCTCGTCGCCACCTCCCTGAACGGCTCCCAGCTCGGCCTCGTCCTGATCGCCGCGCTCGGCGTACTGTTCATCACCGCCGAGTACCGGCGCGGCATGATCCGGACCACGTTCGTGGCCAGTCCGCGGCGCGGCCGGGTCCTGGTCGCCAAGGCCGTGGTGGTCGGCGCGGCCGCCTTCGCGGCCGGGCTCGTCGCGTCGCTGGCGTCGTTCCTGCTCAGCATGCCCGTCCTGCGCGAGAACGGTCACGAGCCGCCGATGTTCCCCGAGTTCTCGCTGACCGACGGCCCGGTCGTGCGCGCTGTGCTCGGCACCGCGGCCCTGCTCGCCCTGGTCGCCGTGCTCGCCCTGGCGCTCGGCGCGCTGCTGCGCAGCACCGCCGCCGCGATCACCACCGTCGTCGTGGTGATCGTCCTGCCCCTGATCCTGGTCAGCGTGCTGCCGCTCGGCCTTTCGCAGTGGCTGCAACGGCTCACGCCCGTCGCGGGGTTCGCGATCCAGGAGACGACGCCGCGCTACGACCAGGTGGCGAGCCTGTGCCTCCCGGAGGACGGCTGCTACCCGCAGGGCGCGTGGACAGGCTTCGCGACGCTGGCCGCGTACGCCGTCGTGGTGCTCGCCATCGCGGTGTGGCGCATCCGGAAGCGGGACGCGTGAGCGGCGGCCGGGCGCTCGGCACCCTGCACGCCGAGTGGACCAAACTCCGTACGCTGCACAGCACTTGGTGGCTCCTGTTCGCCGTGGTGGCCCTGACCGTCCTCGCGGGCGCGGCCACCACCGCGTCGCTGACCGCCGGGGACTGCCCGCTCCCGGCCGACTGCCACGAGGACACCGTGAAGCTCAGCCTCACGGGGGTCTGGCTCGGCCAGGGCGCGGTCGTCGTCCTGGCGGTGCTCACGATGAGCGGCGAGTACGGCACGGGCACCATCCGTACGACGCTGACGACCGAGCCCGGCCGCGTACGACTGCTTGCCGCGAAGGCCCTCGTCCTGTGCGCCCTGACCGCGGCGGCCGGTGCCGCCGGGGTGTTCGGCTCGCTCCTCTCCGGGCGGATGCTGCTGGCCGCCGACGGCTTCGCGACACCGGGCCTCACGGACGGTGCGACCCTGCGCGCGGCCGTCGGTACGGTCCTCTACCTCACGCTCGCCGCCCTGATCGGCCTTGGTGTGGCCGCCGCGCTGCGCGACACGGCGACCGCCGTCACCTCCGTACTCGGGCTGTTCTATGCCTTCCCGCTGCTCGCGGGGCTGCTCGCCGACCCCGACTGGCAGGAGTACGCCCGGCGGGCGGCGCCCGCGACGGCCGGGCTCGCGATCCAGGCGACCGTAGACCTGGACCGGCTGCCGATCGGGCCGTGGGCGGGCATCGGGGTGCTCGCCGCGTACGCGGGGGCGGCGCTCCTCGCCGGGGGAACGGTGCTGCGGATGCGGGACGCCTGAGGCCGCGTACACCATGTGCAACGGCCATGGACAGCCCCCGAGCCGCTGTGATCTCATCCGTCCGGGCGGATCGATCGACCTTCGGCGTGGATCGACGGACCTTCCGCGCCGATCCGCAGGCGATCCCTGTGTGCGGCATGTGACCGGCCACCGTCCTGGCCCGCGCGCCCGTGGGCCGGTCATTGTTCGCCTCCGCTCAGGCCCGAAAGACCCCCACACATGCAGAAGACCAAGTCCGCGCTCTGGGAATTCCTCCAGGGCCTCGGCAAGACGTTCATGCTCCCGGTGGCCCTGCTCGCGTTCTGCGGCATCATGCTGGGCATCGGCTCGTCGCTCTCCAGCGAGGCCGTCACCGAGAACCTCACCTTCCTCCAGGGCGAGGGCTTCCACCTCGTCTTCACGTGGATGGCGAGCACCGGCCTCGTCGCCTTCAAGTTCCTCCCCGTGATGTTCGCGATAGCCATCCCCCTGGGCCTGGCCCGCGAGGACAAGGGCGTCGCGGCCTTCTCGGGCTTCGTCGGCTACGCCGCGATGAACCTGGCGGTGAACTTCTACCTCACCGCCAAGGGCGTGGACCTGGAGGACGAGAAGGCCATCGCCCACTACGGCATCGCCGACGTGATCGGCATCCAGTCCATCGATACGGGACTGCTCGGCGCCGTCGCTGTTGGCATCGTTGTCAGCATCCTTCACCAGCGGTTTCGTGCCCAGCGGATGCCCGATGCGCTCGCCTTCTTCGGCGGTCTGCGGTTCGTGCCGATCATCTCGACGCTCGCGCTCAGCCTGCTCGGCCTGCTGATCCCGCTGGTGTGGCCGACGTTCAACGGCTGGATCACGGATCTCGGGCGCGCGATCGGTCACGCGGGCGTCTTCGGCCCGTTCTTCTTCGGCATGGGCGAGGTGCTCCTGCGCCCGATCGGCCTGCACCACATCCTCGTCGCGATGTTCCGCTTCACGGATGTCGGCGGCTCCGGCGCGGTGTGCGGCGACCACGTGTCCGGCGCGCTGAACCTCTTCTACGCCCAGCTCAACTGCGCGAACCCGCCCGGTGATTCGGTCACGAGCGCCACCCACTTCCTGTCCCAGGGCAAGATGGCGGTCTACCTCGGCGGACTGCCGGGCGCGGCCCTCGCCATGTATCACTGCGCGAACAGGAAGATGCGCCCGGAGATCAAGGCGCTGCTGATCTCCGGCGTCGTGGCGTGCGTCGTCGGCGGCATCACCGAACCGCTCGAATTCCTGTTCCTGTTCATCGCGCCGTGGCTGTATCTGATCCACGCCGTCCTTGTCGGCCTGGGATTCCTGACCGCAGCCGTCCTCGGGGTGTTCATCGGCAACACCGACGGCAATGTCATCGACTGGCTCGTCTTCGGCGTCCTGCAAGGCACGACCACGAAGTGGTACCTGATACCCGTCATCGCCGCGGTGTGGTTCGCCGGCTACTACTTCCTCTTCCGCTGGGCCATCACCCGCTTCGATCTCAAGACACCGGGGCGCGACGAGCCCGCGCCGGAAGAGGAAGAGGAAGAGGAGGCTGCGGCTGCGGCTGAGTCCCCGCGTGAGCTCATCGCCGGGAAGTACGACGCCGTGGGCATCCTGGAGGCGATCGGCGGCGCCGGGAACATCCGGACCCTCGACAACTGCATCACCCGCCTGCGCATGACGGTCGAGGACGCCGGACAGGTCGACGAGACCCGTCTGAAGAAGCTCGGCGCGGTCGGCGTCATCACGCTCGACGCGCACAACGTGCAGGTCATCATCGGCCCGCAGGTGCAGTCGGTGAAGGACGCGATCGCGTCGCTGGTCCGGGTGGGCTGACCGGTGCCCGAGCCCTTCGGTTTCGATGTGCCCGTCGACCGGCACGGCACGTGGTGCACGCAGTGGGACTACGTCGAGGACCGCTTCGGCGTCCCCGGCCTGCTGCCCTTCACCATCTCGGACATGGACTTCGAGACGGCGCCCGCGGTACTCGCGGCCCTCCGCGGCCGGCTCGACCACGGCGTGCTCGGCTACTCCCGCTGGCGCCAGGCCGACTTCCTCTCCGCGATCGTCGACTGGTACGGCGAACGCCACGCCACCGATGTGGACCCGGAGTCGATCGTCTACGGCCCCTCCGTGATCTACCAGGTCGGCCGGCTCCTGCGGCTGTGGTCACGCCCCGGCGACGGCGTCGTCGTCCACACACCGGCGTACGACGCCTTCCCCAAGACCGTCGCCGCGCACGAACGGCGGCTGCTGCGCTGCCCGCTCGGCGACTGGACCGAACTGGAACGGCTGCTCGGCCTGCCGGACACGGCCGTTCTGCTGCTGTGCTCGCCCCACAACCCCACCGGCCACGTATGGACGGAGGCCGAGCTCGACCGCCTCGCGGCCCTGTGCGCGCGGTACGGCGTCGCGGTGATCAGCGACGAGATCCACTCGGACCTCGCCCACCCGCCGTACGTCCACCGCCCGTGGTCCCTGCACGGTGGCCGCGAAGGCCGCTGGGCGGTGGTGTCATCGGCCTCGAAGTCCTTCAACATCCCGGCCTTGACGGGCAGTTACGGCATCTTCGGCGACCCGGCCACACGCGACGCGTACCTGCGTGACCTCAAGGAGGCCGACGGCCTCTCGTCCCCGGCGGTGCTCTCACTCGTCGGGCACATCGCCGCGTACCGAGAGGGAGCCCCCTGGCTCGAAGCCCTGGGCACCTACCTCCGCGGCAACCTCCAACTCGTCGCCGACCGCCTCAACACGGCGTTCCCCTCCCTCAACTGGGCACCGCCACAGGCCGGTTACCTCGCCTGGATCGACGTACGCCCGCTGGGCGTGGACGACGAGGCCCTGCAACGCGAGCTGATCGAGACCCAGAAGGTGGCGATCATGCCCGGCACGGCGTACGGCTCCTCCGGGCATCTGCGCCTGAACGTGGGCTGCCCACGCGCCAAGGCCGAGCGGGGCGTCACGGCCCTGGTGGAGGCGGTGCGGGCGATCCAGCCGACGTAGGTGCGGGGCGCGTCAGTACGCGCAGGTCAGGCCGGTCTCTTCACGGAGACCGCCCCCTGCCGTTGGTACAGTCACGAGGTTCATCCCTCGTACCCGGGAGACCCCGCCCCATGGCCGTCGACGAACTCGACACCCGCATTCTGCGGCTCCTCCTGGAGCAGCCCCGCACCAGCGTCCGTGAGTACGCGCGTGTGCTCGGTGTCGCCCGCGGCACCCTGCAGGCCCGGCTCGACCGGCTGGAGCGGGACGGGGTGATCACCGGGACGGGGCCCTGGCTCTCGCCCGCCGCGCTCGGGCATCCGGTGCTCGCCTTCGTGCACATCGAGGTCACGCAGGGGCACCTGGACGAGGTGGGCGACGCGCTCGCCGCCGTGCCGGAGATCGTCGAGGCCTTCTCGATCACCGGCGGCGGTGACCTCCTGACCCGCGTCGTCGCCCGGGACAACGGCCACCTGGAAGACGTGGTCCAGCAGCTGATCCAGATGCCGGGCGTGGTCCGCACCCGTACCGAGATGGCGCTGCGCGAGCGCGTCCCGCACCGTCTGCTGCCGCTGGTCGAGTCGATCGGCAGGGCCTCCGCCGAACAGAAGTGATCCGTCGGCCACCGACCCGTGCGGCGGCGTTGATCTGCGGCTTTGGCATGCTGGAGTGCATGAGCACCTTCGGCGACACCTCGGTCATCTTCGATCTCGACGGCACCCTCGTGGACAGCGAGCCGAACTATTTCGCGGCACAACGCGGTCTCCTCGCCGAGCACGGCATCGACTACACCTGGGCCGACAACGAGCGCTTCGTGGGCATCAGCACCCAGGAGACCCTCGCCGTCTGGCAGGACCAGTACGGCATCGACGTACCGGTGGCCGAACTCCTTCCGGAGCTCGACCGCCGCTATCTGGAGCTGGCCCGCGCCGACACGCACGTGTTCCCGGAGATGCGGAAGTTCGTCGAGCGGCTGCACGGTGCCGGGGTGCCGATGGCCGTGGCCTCCGGATCGTCCCGCGCCGCCATCGAAGCGATCCTCTCCGGAACCGGCCTCGACGCGCTCCTGACCACGGTCGTCTCGGCCGACGAGGTCGCGCACGGCAAGCCCGCGCCCGACGTGTTCCTGGCCGCCGCCGCACTGCTCGGCGCGGACCCCGCCGACTGCGTGGTCCTGGAGGATGCCGCTCCGGGTGCCACGGCGGCGCACGCGGCGGGCATGCGCTGCATCGCGATCCCCTACGTGACCGCCCACGCGGACGCACCGGCGTTCGCGTCGGCGGGGCTGCTGCTCCGGGGCGGGCAGGCCGAGTTCACGGCGCAGGCGGCGTGGGATCACCTGGCCGCGCTGACGCGACCGTAGACACGGCTGCAGCCGTCGTCGCGGCCCGCTCAGCGAGCTCCGTCTTCTTGATCTTGCAGGTCGCGGTGAGGGGCAGCTCGTCGAGGATCTCGACGGCCGGGACCTTGTACGTCGCCATGGATCCGGCCGCCCAGGCGTGCAGCTCATGTGCCGTGAGCGCGCTGCCGGGGGCGGTGCGCACGCAGGCGTAAGGGCGCTGGCCGGCCTCCGCGTCCGGGACGGCGACGACGGCCGCCGCGAGGACGTCGGGGTGCCGGGCGAGCAGGGTCTCGACCTCGGCGGGGAAGACGCTCATGCCCTTGACCTTGATCATGTCCTTGTCACGGCCGAGGTAGTACAGACAGCCGTCCTCGTCGAGGCGCCCGATGTCACCGGTGTGCGGGCGGCCGTCGCGCAGGGCTTCCGCACGGACATGGGGCGGCTCCTCAACGTGGGGTCTGGCGTGGGGTCCGGCGTGGGTCTTCGACTCCGAGCAGGTGCAGGAACATGGCGGTCACATCGCGCACGGCCGCGTCGTACGTCTCCGGGGCGGACGCTTCCGGGGCGGACGCCGTGAGCCGGGCGAACTGGATGCTCATGCCGCCGACAGCGCGGGCCACGGCGAGCGGCTCCGCGACCGGCCGGGCCCTGCCCTCGGCCGCGAGCCGCCGGATGTAGCGGGCGGAGCGGTGGATCGGGCGCTCCTGGGTCTCCTCCCACAGGGCGCGCACGTCGTCGTCGCTCTGCGCCTGCTGCTCCAACAGCCGCAGCAGCGGCAGGTGTTGGGCGTACGCCGCGATGAAGGCGGCGGTGGAAGCCCGGCAGACCTCGCGGGCGTCGTCCTGGTCCACTCCGGGCACGTCCTGCGCGGCGAGGAACGCGTCCCGTACGCGTACCGCGAGGACGCGGAAGATCTCTTCCTTGGACGCGAAGTACACATAGAAGCCCGCCCGGGAGACCTCTGCCTCCGCCGTGATGTCGGCGACGGTCGTCGCGCCGTACCCGCGCCGCGCGAACACGGCCTCGGCGGCGTCCAGGAGCCGCCCGCGGGCCGGGGCGTCGCTGCGGTCGCGGCCGGTGCGGGTCGCTCGCGATCGCTGCCCAGCGCCGCCGTCGCTCCCTCGACGACCTGATCTCGTCGACGCCCGCCGACGGCATGGTCACCGGCACGGGCCGGATCGACGGCGTGCGGTGCGTGGCGATGTCGTACGACTACACGGTCCTGGCCGGCACCCAGGGCCTGCAGAACCACCGCAAGACGGACCGGATGCTCCAGCTGGCCGAGGAACGGCGGCTGCCGGTGGTGCTGTTCGCCGAGGGCGGCGGCGGGCGCCCCGGGGACACCGACACGACGTCCGTCGCCGGGCTCGACGTGACGGCGTTCCATCAGATGGGGCGCCTCAGCGGCCAAGTCCCCCTGGTGGGCGTCGCGTCGGGACGGTGCTTCGCGGGCAACGCCGCCCTGCTCGGCTGCTGCGACGTGGTGATCGCGACGCCGGAGGCCAGCATCGGGATGGGCGGGCCCGCGATGATCGAGGGCGGCGGCCTCGGCGTGTACCGCCCCGAGGAGGTCGGGCCCCTGTCGGTCCAGGTGCCGAACGGGGTGGTGGACACCGCGGTGGCCGACGAGGCCGAGGCGGTGCGGGTGGCACGGAAGTACCTCGGCTACTTCTCGTACTCCCCTGAGTCGGGCCGCAGTTGGGAGGCGCCGGACCCGCGGCTGCTGCGGCACGCGGTCCCGGAGAACCGGCGCCGCGCCTATGACATGCGGGCCGCGATCGAGGGGATCGCCGACACCGACTCGGTCCTGGAGCTGCGGGGCGGCTTCGGCGCAGGCATCATCACGGCTCTCGTGCGCGTCGAGGGCAGGCCGATGGGGCTGCTCGCCAACAACCCCGGGCACCTGGGCGGGGCGATCGACCGCGACGCCGCGGACAAGGCGGAGCGCTTCCTGCGGCTGTGCGACGCGTTCGGGCTTCCTGTCGTCTCGCTGTGTGACACACCGGGTTTCATGGTCGGCCCGGATGCCGAACGGACCGCGACCGTACGGCACTTCTCCCGCCTCTTCGTGACCGGCGCACAGCTCCGTGTCCCGCTGGTGAGCCTGGTGCTGCGCAAGGCGTACG from Streptomyces sp. BA2 encodes:
- a CDS encoding ABC transporter permease subunit — its product is MTTTETPPRGPSTVVVGRDGFPQLLRAEWTKLRTVRRWALTLLAAVLVTVLISLFSAASSSVDIAGGGSTAPTGPGGQSIRDDFTFVHRTLPADGSITARVAGPEGVSPDRAPEWAKAGVLVKENTESGSDYAALMVTPGHGVRFQSHFTGDVAGGAASADKPHRLRLTRSGATVTAYVPADSGGWRKVGTAELDNATGAVTVGLFVASPNVQSMNREFGNVSLSDGPSRSTARFDEVTVEGAAGGADWQRTDVGQTKGDQGELSRSGGTFTLTGSGDIAPGTPMQPDLVATSLNGSQLGLVLIAALGVLFITAEYRRGMIRTTFVASPRRGRVLVAKAVVVGAAAFAAGLVASLASFLLSMPVLRENGHEPPMFPEFSLTDGPVVRAVLGTAALLALVAVLALALGALLRSTAAAITTVVVVIVLPLILVSVLPLGLSQWLQRLTPVAGFAIQETTPRYDQVASLCLPEDGCYPQGAWTGFATLAAYAVVVLAIAVWRIRKRDA
- a CDS encoding ABC transporter permease subunit, encoding MSGGRALGTLHAEWTKLRTLHSTWWLLFAVVALTVLAGAATTASLTAGDCPLPADCHEDTVKLSLTGVWLGQGAVVVLAVLTMSGEYGTGTIRTTLTTEPGRVRLLAAKALVLCALTAAAGAAGVFGSLLSGRMLLAADGFATPGLTDGATLRAAVGTVLYLTLAALIGLGVAAALRDTATAVTSVLGLFYAFPLLAGLLADPDWQEYARRAAPATAGLAIQATVDLDRLPIGPWAGIGVLAAYAGAALLAGGTVLRMRDA
- the malX gene encoding maltose/glucose-specific PTS transporter subunit IIBC, which gives rise to MQKTKSALWEFLQGLGKTFMLPVALLAFCGIMLGIGSSLSSEAVTENLTFLQGEGFHLVFTWMASTGLVAFKFLPVMFAIAIPLGLAREDKGVAAFSGFVGYAAMNLAVNFYLTAKGVDLEDEKAIAHYGIADVIGIQSIDTGLLGAVAVGIVVSILHQRFRAQRMPDALAFFGGLRFVPIISTLALSLLGLLIPLVWPTFNGWITDLGRAIGHAGVFGPFFFGMGEVLLRPIGLHHILVAMFRFTDVGGSGAVCGDHVSGALNLFYAQLNCANPPGDSVTSATHFLSQGKMAVYLGGLPGAALAMYHCANRKMRPEIKALLISGVVACVVGGITEPLEFLFLFIAPWLYLIHAVLVGLGFLTAAVLGVFIGNTDGNVIDWLVFGVLQGTTTKWYLIPVIAAVWFAGYYFLFRWAITRFDLKTPGRDEPAPEEEEEEEAAAAAESPRELIAGKYDAVGILEAIGGAGNIRTLDNCITRLRMTVEDAGQVDETRLKKLGAVGVITLDAHNVQVIIGPQVQSVKDAIASLVRVG
- a CDS encoding aminotransferase class I/II-fold pyridoxal phosphate-dependent enzyme, with the protein product MPEPFGFDVPVDRHGTWCTQWDYVEDRFGVPGLLPFTISDMDFETAPAVLAALRGRLDHGVLGYSRWRQADFLSAIVDWYGERHATDVDPESIVYGPSVIYQVGRLLRLWSRPGDGVVVHTPAYDAFPKTVAAHERRLLRCPLGDWTELERLLGLPDTAVLLLCSPHNPTGHVWTEAELDRLAALCARYGVAVISDEIHSDLAHPPYVHRPWSLHGGREGRWAVVSSASKSFNIPALTGSYGIFGDPATRDAYLRDLKEADGLSSPAVLSLVGHIAAYREGAPWLEALGTYLRGNLQLVADRLNTAFPSLNWAPPQAGYLAWIDVRPLGVDDEALQRELIETQKVAIMPGTAYGSSGHLRLNVGCPRAKAERGVTALVEAVRAIQPT
- a CDS encoding Lrp/AsnC family transcriptional regulator yields the protein MAVDELDTRILRLLLEQPRTSVREYARVLGVARGTLQARLDRLERDGVITGTGPWLSPAALGHPVLAFVHIEVTQGHLDEVGDALAAVPEIVEAFSITGGGDLLTRVVARDNGHLEDVVQQLIQMPGVVRTRTEMALRERVPHRLLPLVESIGRASAEQK
- a CDS encoding HAD family hydrolase; this translates as MSTFGDTSVIFDLDGTLVDSEPNYFAAQRGLLAEHGIDYTWADNERFVGISTQETLAVWQDQYGIDVPVAELLPELDRRYLELARADTHVFPEMRKFVERLHGAGVPMAVASGSSRAAIEAILSGTGLDALLTTVVSADEVAHGKPAPDVFLAAAALLGADPADCVVLEDAAPGATAAHAAGMRCIAIPYVTAHADAPAFASAGLLLRGGQAEFTAQAAWDHLAALTRP
- a CDS encoding AMP-binding enzyme, whose product is MIKVKGMSVFPAEVETLLARHPDVLAAAVVAVPDAEAGQRPYACVRTAPGSALTAHELHAWAAGSMATYKVPAVEILDELPLTATCKIKKTELAERAATTAAAVSTVASARPGDPTPPAP
- a CDS encoding TetR/AcrR family transcriptional regulator produces the protein MFARRGYGATTVADITAEAEVSRAGFYVYFASKEEIFRVLAVRVRDAFLAAQDVPGVDQDDAREVCRASTAAFIAAYAQHLPLLRLLEQQAQSDDDVRALWEETQERPIHRSARYIRRLAAEGRARPVAEPLAVARAVGGMSIQFARLTASAPEASAPETYDAAVRDVTAMFLHLLGVEDPRRTPRQTPR
- a CDS encoding acyl-CoA carboxylase subunit beta, with amino-acid sequence MVTGTGRIDGVRCVAMSYDYTVLAGTQGLQNHRKTDRMLQLAEERRLPVVLFAEGGGGRPGDTDTTSVAGLDVTAFHQMGRLSGQVPLVGVASGRCFAGNAALLGCCDVVIATPEASIGMGGPAMIEGGGLGVYRPEEVGPLSVQVPNGVVDTAVADEAEAVRVARKYLGYFSYSPESGRSWEAPDPRLLRHAVPENRRRAYDMRAAIEGIADTDSVLELRGGFGAGIITALVRVEGRPMGLLANNPGHLGGAIDRDAADKAERFLRLCDAFGLPVVSLCDTPGFMVGPDAERTATVRHFSRLFVTGAQLRVPLVSLVLRKAYGLGAMAMMGGSTRAPVATAAWPSGEFGGWVLRAPSVSATARSWPRSPIPGSGSGCSMPMSPSCTSTARR